One stretch of Marinobacterium iners DNA includes these proteins:
- the dinG gene encoding ATP-dependent DNA helicase DinG, with protein sequence MLSEAQKKEIQEAYSRFLKSRGLTARPAQKQMIAAVARTLAAAAVPRSETDDLHPAVGVVEAGTGTGKTIAYLLAAIPLARAQECRLVLSTATVALQEQLINKDLPEVEAHTGLPMRYRLAKGRGRYLCLNKVEGHLEQQGLLGQMALYEDEAAEKLPDDVLQLYQQLMDSYASGQWDGDRDALADEVDDGIWRPLTSDHMQCSNRRCLNFSACPFYRARDRLEEADVIVANHDLVLADLALGGGAILPEPEKTIYIFDEGHHLADKASGHFAFGARLEGSRRLLKSAQKQLTQLVTETGSPVQLADPVERLHRPFEEMGLALEQLELLLRPLFAESVKDRYRFAQGRVPDPLLEPCFSLGQAADRAQQHLEQVVDLLKEAMEGGIADIPRAVAERWFPQIGSLLGRVQQIAWLAHAYARPDPEGSSPTARWINRIESPAGEDLELRSAPVSAADTLSEHLWKVCHAAVITSATLTALGRFDQLFSALGLSPQTSALRLNSPFDYANCGVLQVPAMRTDPGQPDAHTDEVLEYLNTELKSVAAALVLFSSWRQMRSVLDQLDESIKNSVLAQGQYSKQETLRLHRERVDEDKRSIIFGLASFAEGVDLPGRYLTDVFITKLPFSVPDDPVDATMAEWIEQRGGNAFTDWTVPAASMRLTQAVGRLLRTEQDRGRVVLLDRRVVTRRYGRQLLDSLPPFRREIN encoded by the coding sequence GTGCTGAGCGAGGCGCAAAAAAAAGAGATCCAGGAGGCCTACAGTCGCTTCCTGAAGAGTCGTGGCCTGACTGCACGACCGGCACAGAAGCAGATGATCGCAGCCGTGGCGCGAACCCTTGCAGCGGCTGCTGTTCCACGCAGTGAAACGGATGATCTGCACCCCGCCGTGGGTGTTGTTGAAGCCGGAACCGGTACCGGCAAGACGATCGCCTATCTGTTGGCGGCCATCCCCTTGGCTCGGGCTCAGGAGTGCAGGTTGGTGTTGTCTACGGCAACCGTGGCGCTGCAGGAACAGCTCATCAACAAGGATCTGCCCGAAGTTGAAGCGCATACAGGCCTGCCAATGCGCTACCGGCTCGCGAAAGGGCGAGGGCGTTACCTTTGCCTGAACAAGGTGGAAGGCCATCTTGAACAGCAGGGCCTGCTGGGCCAGATGGCGTTATATGAAGATGAGGCAGCTGAAAAGCTGCCCGATGATGTGCTGCAACTGTATCAGCAGTTGATGGACAGCTATGCCTCAGGTCAGTGGGACGGGGATCGTGATGCACTTGCAGATGAAGTGGATGATGGCATCTGGCGGCCATTGACCAGTGATCACATGCAGTGCAGCAACCGCCGTTGTCTGAATTTCAGTGCCTGTCCTTTCTACCGGGCTCGTGACCGGTTGGAAGAGGCAGACGTGATTGTTGCCAACCACGACCTGGTGCTGGCCGATCTTGCGCTTGGTGGCGGAGCCATCCTGCCCGAGCCAGAAAAAACCATCTATATCTTCGATGAAGGACATCACCTGGCTGACAAGGCGAGTGGTCACTTTGCTTTTGGTGCAAGGCTTGAGGGCAGTCGTCGATTACTGAAATCTGCACAAAAGCAGCTGACTCAGTTGGTGACAGAGACCGGTTCACCGGTGCAATTGGCAGATCCGGTAGAGCGACTTCATCGTCCTTTTGAAGAGATGGGGCTTGCGCTTGAGCAGCTTGAGCTGCTGCTGCGGCCACTGTTTGCCGAGAGCGTCAAAGACCGCTATCGCTTTGCACAAGGGCGGGTACCCGACCCACTGCTGGAGCCCTGCTTCAGCCTTGGTCAGGCGGCCGACCGAGCGCAGCAGCATCTTGAGCAGGTCGTCGATTTGCTCAAGGAGGCGATGGAAGGTGGTATTGCCGATATCCCCCGTGCAGTTGCCGAGCGATGGTTTCCCCAAATTGGCAGTTTGTTGGGGCGTGTGCAGCAGATAGCGTGGCTGGCACATGCCTATGCGCGGCCGGACCCTGAAGGTAGCTCGCCCACTGCACGATGGATCAATCGGATCGAGAGTCCTGCTGGTGAAGACCTTGAGCTTAGAAGTGCACCTGTTTCTGCGGCTGATACCCTCTCGGAACACCTCTGGAAAGTCTGTCATGCTGCCGTGATAACCTCTGCAACATTGACGGCATTGGGTCGCTTCGATCAGCTGTTTTCAGCGTTGGGGCTGTCGCCACAAACATCGGCACTGCGTCTGAACAGCCCGTTTGATTACGCCAATTGTGGTGTGTTGCAGGTGCCGGCGATGCGAACCGATCCGGGTCAGCCTGATGCACATACCGATGAGGTACTGGAATATCTCAATACCGAGTTGAAGTCGGTTGCCGCGGCGCTGGTGCTGTTCAGTTCATGGCGCCAAATGCGCTCGGTGCTTGATCAACTCGACGAATCCATTAAAAATAGTGTGCTGGCACAAGGGCAGTACAGCAAGCAGGAAACGCTGCGCCTGCACCGCGAACGCGTGGATGAAGACAAACGCAGTATCATCTTCGGCCTTGCCTCCTTTGCGGAGGGGGTCGATCTGCCGGGGCGGTATCTAACCGATGTTTTTATCACCAAGCTGCCGTTCAGTGTCCCGGATGATCCGGTAGATGCTACCATGGCGGAATGGATAGAGCAGCGTGGTGGTAACGCCTTCACCGACTGGACAGTGCCGGCTGCCTCGATGCGACTGACGCAGGCCGTAGGGCGACTGCTGAGAACGGAACAGGATCGAGGGCGGGTGGTACTGCTGGACCGGCGTGTAGTAACGCGCCGTTACGGTCGACAACTGCTGGATTCCTTGCCTCCTTTCCGGCGCGAAATCAACTGA
- the lexA gene encoding transcriptional repressor LexA yields the protein MKLTNRQTEVLECIRKHIETTGYPPTRADIARELGFKSANAAEEHLKALARKGAIELTKGTSRGIRLPEAEQPDTEGLPVIGQVAAGEPILAQEHVEDHCTISADFFRPRADYLLRVKGMSMKNIGIMDGDLLAVHQTREARDGQVVVARIGDEVTVKRFKRDGRKVFLIAENEDFSPIEVDLSEQELIIEGLGVGVIRQGN from the coding sequence ATGAAATTGACCAATCGCCAGACTGAAGTACTGGAATGCATTCGCAAACATATCGAAACAACAGGCTACCCGCCCACCCGAGCCGATATTGCACGCGAACTGGGATTCAAGTCAGCCAATGCGGCTGAAGAACACTTGAAGGCACTGGCCCGCAAAGGCGCCATCGAACTAACCAAGGGCACATCAAGAGGCATTCGCTTGCCGGAAGCCGAGCAACCGGATACCGAAGGCCTGCCCGTTATTGGTCAAGTGGCAGCAGGTGAACCCATCCTGGCACAGGAGCATGTCGAGGACCACTGCACCATCTCGGCAGACTTCTTCCGCCCCCGCGCTGACTACCTGCTGCGGGTCAAGGGGATGAGCATGAAAAACATCGGAATCATGGATGGCGACCTGCTCGCCGTACATCAAACCCGAGAGGCCCGGGACGGGCAGGTTGTGGTCGCACGGATCGGCGACGAAGTAACGGTCAAGCGCTTTAAGCGTGATGGCCGCAAAGTCTTTCTTATTGCCGAAAACGAAGACTTCAGCCCGATAGAGGTAGACCTGAGTGAACAGGAACTGATCATCGAAGGACTGGGTGTTGGCGTTATCCGGCAAGGCAACTGA
- a CDS encoding SulA-like leucine-rich domain-containing protein, protein MSAIHATATNSNPHSKRECVESRVTEILLHNSSVCLQPLLLPMIAGLSREDRWLVLINPPHDITRKALEQAGACTRHILVLNTCSLDQTELLCGRALAAGTCHTVIAWCSGAAPSLDQLNQSASQGDALGILVRT, encoded by the coding sequence ATGTCTGCAATTCATGCAACAGCAACGAACTCGAACCCTCACAGCAAACGTGAATGCGTTGAAAGCCGGGTCACCGAGATTTTGCTGCATAACAGCTCAGTTTGCCTGCAGCCCTTGCTGCTGCCCATGATCGCAGGCTTGAGTCGTGAAGACCGCTGGCTGGTCCTGATTAACCCGCCACATGATATCACCCGCAAGGCACTGGAGCAGGCCGGCGCCTGTACACGTCACATACTGGTCTTGAATACCTGCAGTCTCGATCAAACCGAGCTGCTATGCGGACGGGCACTGGCTGCCGGCACATGCCACACGGTCATCGCCTGGTGCAGCGGTGCTGCACCATCGCTCGATCAACTCAATCAGTCAGCAAGCCAGGGGGATGCACTGGGCATTCTGGTGCGGACCTGA
- a CDS encoding DUF6586 family protein: MSDIYAVRTNQKLNFARLHIKALEQAEEASQWSKHARIESYHESILFFMASGYSALLREIAENYNLDVDRIHRFTDLSEQLEVTGQESPEVIELEQLERDRGSWLHKMLSAYEACWQASDYHRAKTEVDSSISEIHVLQINPDHSEDKDVLAEYKAWLQAFRELIERLRAGMQEW; this comes from the coding sequence ATGAGTGATATCTATGCGGTTCGTACCAATCAGAAGCTGAATTTTGCGCGCCTGCATATCAAGGCGCTGGAGCAGGCGGAAGAGGCCTCACAGTGGAGCAAGCATGCCAGAATCGAGTCCTATCATGAGTCGATCCTGTTCTTCATGGCAAGTGGATACTCGGCGCTGTTGCGCGAGATTGCAGAAAACTACAATCTCGATGTGGATCGGATCCATCGCTTCACTGATCTGTCTGAGCAGCTTGAAGTGACTGGTCAGGAATCCCCCGAAGTAATTGAGCTTGAACAGTTGGAGCGGGACAGAGGAAGTTGGCTGCACAAAATGCTGTCTGCTTATGAGGCCTGCTGGCAGGCGTCAGACTACCACCGGGCAAAAACCGAGGTAGACAGCAGCATTTCCGAAATTCATGTATTGCAGATCAACCCGGACCATTCGGAAGACAAGGATGTGTTGGCTGAATACAAGGCTTGGTTACAGGCGTTCCGTGAACTGATAGAACGCCTGCGCGCTGGCATGCAGGAGTGGTAA
- the topA gene encoding type I DNA topoisomerase, whose protein sequence is MGKTLVIVESPAKAKTINKYLGSQYVVKSSVGHIRDLPTSGSASKSDPKERARQAALTRKMSPDEKAVYKKRKSQEQLVARMGVDPEHDWEAHYEILPGKEKVVEELRKLAKNADEIYLATDLDREGEAIAWHLREAIGGDDSRFRRVVFNEITKKAIQEAFSQPSDLDLNRVNAQQARRFLDRVVGYMLSPLLWEKIARGLSAGRVQSVAVRLIVEREREIRAFIPDEYWEVHADSETQAQQALRLQVSKYAGKTFRPESQAETETHLERLRNGALAVRAREDRPTSSKPSAPFITSTLQQAASTRLSFGVKKTMMMAQRLYEAGYITYMRTDSTNLSAEAVEACREFIAEQYGKEYLPEEPVSYSSKEGAQEAHEAIRPSDVNLTVDALKGMEPDAQRLYDLIRRQFLACQMMPALYTSTRITVESGDYELTTKGRILRFDGYTRALPAKGRSDEDVILPDVAQGEVLALKSLDPKQHFTKPAPRYSEASLVKELEKRGIGRPSTYASIISTIQDRGYVQVQGRRFYACKMGDIVTERLNENFSDLMDYSFTARMEQRLDDVAQGEVNWKELLNQFYSGFTDKLQEAQSADHGMRPNSPTPTDIDCPECGRKMMIRTASTGVFLGCSGYNLPPKERCKCTINLIPGDEVVSVDGDDEEESRILRNKHRCKLCDAAMDSYLIDEKRKLHVCGNNPDCPGFEVEQGSFRIKGYDGPSIECDKCGSEMQLKTGRFGKFFGCTNSECKNTRKLLKNGEPAPPKMDPVPMPELQCEKVEDTYVLRDGASGLFLAASQFPKKRETRAPLVAELVPHRDEIDPKYAYLMDAPQKDPDGNPAVIRYSRKTKEQYVMTEVEGKATGWKAFYRDGRWQEEQGRKR, encoded by the coding sequence ATGGGAAAAACCCTAGTCATTGTCGAATCACCGGCAAAGGCCAAAACGATCAACAAGTATCTGGGCAGCCAGTATGTTGTCAAATCGAGTGTGGGTCATATTCGCGACCTGCCAACCAGCGGCAGTGCCAGCAAGAGCGATCCCAAGGAACGGGCGCGTCAGGCAGCCTTGACGCGCAAAATGTCGCCGGATGAGAAGGCGGTCTATAAAAAGCGGAAGTCTCAGGAGCAACTGGTAGCGCGTATGGGGGTCGATCCCGAGCATGACTGGGAAGCCCACTACGAAATTCTTCCCGGCAAGGAAAAGGTCGTTGAAGAGCTGCGCAAGCTGGCCAAAAACGCTGATGAAATCTACCTCGCAACGGACTTGGACCGCGAAGGGGAGGCGATTGCCTGGCATTTGCGCGAGGCGATCGGAGGTGATGACAGTCGATTCCGGCGCGTAGTTTTTAACGAAATTACCAAGAAGGCGATTCAGGAGGCGTTTTCCCAGCCGAGCGATCTGGACCTTAATCGTGTCAACGCCCAGCAGGCACGGCGTTTTCTGGACCGGGTTGTGGGCTATATGCTGTCACCTCTGCTGTGGGAGAAGATCGCCCGTGGCCTCTCGGCCGGACGGGTACAGTCCGTTGCTGTGCGCCTGATCGTCGAACGTGAACGCGAAATCCGTGCCTTCATACCTGATGAATACTGGGAAGTGCATGCCGACTCGGAAACACAGGCCCAGCAGGCGCTGCGGCTTCAGGTCAGCAAATATGCCGGCAAGACATTCCGTCCAGAGAGTCAGGCCGAAACCGAGACCCATCTGGAGCGCCTTCGCAACGGTGCACTGGCTGTGCGTGCGCGCGAGGACCGCCCCACCAGCAGCAAGCCGTCGGCGCCATTCATTACCTCTACACTGCAACAGGCTGCCAGTACGCGGCTGAGCTTTGGCGTCAAGAAAACCATGATGATGGCTCAGCGGTTGTATGAAGCGGGCTATATCACCTACATGCGTACCGACTCGACTAACCTCAGCGCCGAAGCGGTGGAGGCGTGCCGTGAGTTTATTGCTGAACAGTACGGCAAGGAGTACCTGCCGGAAGAGCCGGTCAGCTACTCAAGCAAGGAAGGGGCTCAGGAGGCGCACGAAGCGATTCGGCCTTCTGATGTAAATCTGACGGTTGATGCTCTCAAGGGCATGGAGCCGGATGCCCAGCGCCTGTATGACCTGATTCGGCGTCAGTTCCTGGCTTGTCAGATGATGCCTGCACTGTACACGAGCACCCGTATTACCGTTGAAAGTGGTGATTACGAGCTTACTACCAAAGGTCGTATTCTGCGTTTTGACGGTTATACTCGCGCGTTGCCGGCCAAGGGGCGCAGTGACGAAGATGTCATTCTGCCGGATGTAGCGCAGGGCGAAGTGCTGGCGCTCAAGTCGCTGGACCCGAAGCAGCACTTTACCAAGCCGGCACCACGCTACAGCGAAGCCAGTCTGGTCAAGGAGCTTGAAAAGCGTGGTATTGGTCGTCCTTCCACGTATGCCTCCATCATTTCAACAATTCAGGATCGCGGCTATGTACAGGTGCAGGGGCGTCGTTTCTATGCCTGCAAAATGGGTGACATTGTCACCGAGCGATTGAACGAGAATTTCTCCGATCTGATGGATTACAGTTTCACCGCGCGTATGGAGCAGCGTCTTGATGACGTGGCGCAGGGTGAGGTGAACTGGAAGGAGCTGTTGAATCAGTTCTACAGCGGCTTTACCGACAAGCTGCAGGAGGCGCAAAGTGCTGACCACGGCATGAGGCCCAACAGTCCGACGCCGACAGATATTGATTGCCCCGAATGCGGTCGCAAGATGATGATCAGAACGGCAAGTACGGGCGTGTTCCTGGGCTGCTCTGGCTATAACCTGCCGCCCAAGGAGCGCTGTAAGTGCACCATCAACCTGATACCAGGCGACGAAGTGGTCAGTGTGGATGGAGATGATGAAGAAGAGTCCCGCATCTTGCGCAACAAACATCGTTGCAAGCTGTGTGATGCGGCGATGGACTCCTACCTGATCGATGAGAAGCGCAAGCTGCACGTGTGCGGCAACAATCCCGACTGTCCTGGTTTCGAGGTTGAACAGGGTAGCTTCAGGATCAAGGGCTATGATGGGCCCAGTATCGAATGCGACAAGTGCGGCTCCGAAATGCAGCTTAAGACCGGTCGTTTCGGCAAGTTTTTCGGTTGCACCAATAGCGAGTGCAAGAATACGCGCAAACTGCTGAAAAACGGTGAGCCGGCGCCTCCCAAAATGGATCCGGTACCAATGCCGGAACTGCAGTGCGAAAAGGTTGAAGATACCTACGTACTGCGTGATGGTGCCAGCGGCCTGTTCCTGGCGGCGAGTCAGTTTCCGAAAAAACGGGAAACGCGTGCGCCGCTGGTGGCTGAGCTGGTGCCGCACCGTGATGAGATCGATCCCAAATACGCCTATCTGATGGATGCGCCGCAGAAAGACCCTGATGGTAATCCGGCAGTAATTCGTTACAGTCGGAAAACCAAAGAGCAGTATGTGATGACGGAAGTTGAGGGCAAGGCAACCGGCTGGAAAGCGTTCTACCGTGACGGGCGCTGGCAGGAAGAGCAGGGACGTAAGCGCTGA
- a CDS encoding DNA topoisomerase I, whose translation MLGDNLYLVILIAGVGILALAINYVVTTREQQTEARRERLSWLQTQAEHTLHALAILKESGCRQDIIDKLNQHAMALIEEISLLAPDSELMSEISKLKESSDRSKPDKSRFNSDRAVKRAQIYINFAEKLIAQMAQAGKMTGQLARTYQTELYWLNVSLVADAHQYQASRLIESGDKLAALSHLKHAKAVLVRATAPQRQKQPRLDELQAEIDRIQPKRNWGAGALAESLDDYLNEKQP comes from the coding sequence ATGCTTGGAGACAACCTGTATCTTGTAATCCTCATCGCCGGAGTCGGTATTCTGGCGCTGGCGATCAACTATGTGGTCACCACGCGCGAACAGCAGACCGAAGCGCGCCGAGAAAGGCTGAGCTGGCTGCAAACACAGGCGGAGCACACCCTGCACGCCCTGGCCATTCTGAAAGAAAGCGGCTGCCGGCAGGATATTATCGACAAGCTCAACCAGCATGCGATGGCGCTTATCGAGGAGATCAGCCTGCTGGCACCGGACTCCGAACTGATGTCCGAAATCAGCAAACTGAAAGAAAGCAGTGACCGCAGCAAGCCTGACAAAAGCCGGTTCAACAGTGACCGAGCCGTCAAACGGGCCCAGATTTACATCAATTTTGCGGAAAAGCTGATCGCGCAGATGGCACAGGCCGGCAAGATGACCGGTCAGCTTGCCCGTACATATCAAACAGAGCTGTACTGGCTTAACGTATCGTTGGTGGCCGACGCCCACCAGTATCAGGCGTCCAGATTGATTGAATCCGGTGACAAGCTTGCGGCCCTTTCTCACCTGAAACACGCCAAGGCGGTTCTCGTTCGGGCTACCGCACCGCAACGACAGAAGCAGCCGCGCCTGGATGAGCTACAAGCTGAAATCGACAGAATTCAGCCCAAACGCAACTGGGGCGCCGGCGCTCTTGCAGAGTCACTGGACGATTACCTGAATGAAAAACAGCCCTGA